The Xiphophorus couchianus chromosome 3, X_couchianus-1.0, whole genome shotgun sequence genome segment CTCTGGTcatgaaatattgaaaattgtGTAATGTGTGATAGACGCAGACAGCACACTGTGCTCATGTTTCAATTCAGCGTGTGGCCCGAAGATCCAATTCAACCAAGCCAATAACAAACCCAATCTGTCAAGAATTGGTGCAAATGACGAAGATAACCCAGATGCAGAACACGCTGGAGACACGGGTATGACTGAGTACTCCAATAAACGGGACGAGAAACTGAACAAATATGCAGTATAATACAATAGCGATGAGCAAATCCCAGGCTAGCCATGTAGGCTGAAAAACTGATGACAAATGTAGAACAGGTGAGCAACCATTGGTATTAACCTTGAAGCACAAATCAGTGTTTTTTCTACATCAAAGGGTTGGAAAAAGCAAGTGGctacatatattttatgttttctattattatttaaatcaataaattcatTTGTGTGGCTTTGCATGCATTCAGTTACTGTATGCAGATATCTTTGGAATGTAAACACCGATTATGAGCTGGTCAccaatcacaaaataaacaaaaaaaaatttttaaatgtctaataATGCCATTCCCATACTaccttaaaattatttttattagataGGGATTCTTCTCAGGATGTACACATGTTTGGGTAAAACAGTCCTACTCATGCCCAGATGTTGCTGaacactgccagtcagctggctgaaagaaaatcaaaatttcaCAGTATGGAAAGATTCCCATTCACAAAACACGGTGACAATGTGGGCGTGTAAACTAAGGGAGCAACATAAGTTTCAGTTGCtaaatttagaatttatttagaATTCGTAATATTTGTGCTTGTCAAAGTCCAAACAGAAGTAAagaaatgttcagaaatatgtaacagaaatgtaaaaatcaatatGATACATTATTTTCTCAATTGCTTctcttgctttttaaataaaaatcatatcgTAGACTTCTCTTAACATTGCGCTAATACCGTAAAACCAGGATATTTTTGCTCAGTTATTTTGTTCCTGCTATatgtgctactttttttttttttgcgctgaCTTTAATCACCATCCACATGTAATTGATAGTTTTATGCCTACATATGTTTTTATgagctgttttgtttgtttgttgtttggttttttttttttgtgcttttttccaTGGTGTGCCTTTTTTAGGCAGCAATTTTGACTCGAGAACACTGTAGGTCataaattactgaaaaataacaaaactagcCAGAAGTCTGTTGCTgcagaatggatgaaaaatggcAAAGCTTAAAAGTAGCAAGAGAATAGAAGAAAATGCAGGGgataaaagtcatttttctttttccaagcaGAGGAAGTAAACTTTGCCTGTACAGCTTTCAACCCTGGtaggagttaaaaaaaaaaaagaaatcaacaacATTGCAAACATCCGCCTTTGTAAGTGTTACAAAAGAGATATGCAACCATGAACCCCAAAATCCTTGACGTGCTTTGGGAAACGATGGGTcgttttaaaaaagcagatcCGTAGTTTACAAAAGGAAAAATCTGCTAAGgcatgcagaaacacaaactccTTTTAGTTTAATTAGAATGCACATACTGCTGAGGGcttattgtatttattgtacATTTACTCGCAgggctttaaatatttattttatcccATATAAATTTTAATTAGGACTTCAAACACTTTAGCTCTGTTCGGCCCAAGCAGGGCTTTTCCTTTGATCATACGTCACTCTCCTCTATTTCTTCTCCCAGATTTCTTCCCCGCGGGATGCTTGCTTCTAATTGGCACTGCGTCGCTCGTCTTGTCTGTCGTCAGTAGGTCTATCTGGCTGGCTGTCAGCGCAGATGAAAAGGACACGAGCCGAACACTGGGTCTGGGCGATACGGGATGCCTTTTTTTGTGGGGGTAAATTTCAGGGTTGGACAGTTAACAATGTAACCTATTCTCCAACATGAATGCCGCCGAACCACAGAAACTCACCCGATATTcccaaatgtttttggttgaCATGTATTCTTTGCATCAAAAGAAACATGGACTATGTTTTATTGTCATGATGCCTAAGGGCTCTATTGAAACTGTTTTGTCTGTTAGCGAAGAGTAAGTCCTTGTGTGTTGTTTATAGAGCCGCCGGGCCCCTCCCTTTCTTTATTCCTCCCCTGGCTCCCTCTGTCTCTGCGCTGTGTGTTAATGTAGTGAAGTGGCGCATCGGTCAATGAGCTTGTATTAACACCTGACTCCCAGACCTAGCcagtgtttgttcctctgtgtgGGCTCCCCTGAGCCCTCCCCCAGGCAAAGGCAACATCTCCTAGGATCAATACCAGCTTTCTACAAGGCCAGGGAAGGAAATCAAGCCAAAGGGGTGGATGGGAGCAGCCTTTGGTGTGCACCTGCACAATTTACTGATTGGAAACTGATATGAGTTTTGAATTTCTGACCTGCTAATTGCTGATCATGACCAATccagctaaaataataataataattaaactcCTATCAACAGCATAatcctctgtttttctttctggttgaatttttatttgtttttaccattGATTAGCACTGTTATGCATTCttcatttggattttctttagaATATAGATATTTACCTTAACTCTTAGATTTCCTAAAATCCATTGACATTTCCAAATCCACCATGTTCCATGACtgacagaggctgaagactcaAAAGGATGAACTAGAGAACTTTGCTGTGCTTCACtaagccttcctgttatctgctctCTCCCACAGTCTGAATGTACTGCAAACATGtatcaagaaattatttaaaatagtcTCCTTTTGAATAGCTTCATGTATCTCTGAACgtttttcttcatgttaaaCACATCACTGATAAAATTGCcaatttttagtcttttttcaCTCAAAAACCATTTTGAGAACTGGTAGTTAGTGTATTGCATTCAGTGAtcagaaaaatatcagatttttgagATTATAACTGTGCTTTATGTAAACACATCCACACAGCCAATCTCCAGGCTTGAAAAAAACTGGGCAGAACACATAAGTTTTGTCAGGGCAGTCTACACACTCTCATAACAACACTAAGCGCCACCATCATCAGGAGATGATACCATAAAAAGATGGAGAGTTGGATTAGAGCCCAAAAAGGTTTTATGtaattaacacattttcttttgaaaaacaaaattgtttgtttttatgcatataGAGGGATTAAAAAAGCTATTAAGCCATTGTTGATGAAACTAGATTTCATTTTAATGGTCATGAAACTAGTTAACATTTATGTTAACTAGTTGtcagtgttgttgttgttgtcagtgCACTCTGATAATTAGGATGATTCTTTCAGTTAGTGGAAACATTgcaattgtaaaaatatttttgattggCTGTTCCCCAGAGGATGCACTGACCCGTTTTTGTCGGTTTTTAGATTGCAGAATTGCTGCACTCCTTTTAAACGCCTCCACAGTCGATTCTCCTGTACATTATCCCAACCTGCTTTTCCGATCTTCCACCTCTTCTCAGCCTTGCACTCAGGCTTTTCTATTTGCAGATGGTGCCAGAACTGTCTACCATGAACCAGCTTAATATACTGTAATGTCTGCCTCGGCGTTGGTGTTAactcttctctttctctctgctctccaGGCTCTTGCCATGACCGAGGTGAATGGGCCGGGTCCCCAGCTGGCAGAGCCACAGATCGCCATGTTCTGTGGCCGACAGCTCCTGCACATGAACTTACAGACCGAGCAGTGGGAGCCGGACCCTCAGGGCCGCCAGGGCTGCTTCAAGGAGCCCAACGAAATCCTGTCTTACTGTCAGGAGGTAGGGGATCTGAACATGAAAGATTaaataacagcattttattACATCACACAAATGGTtaaatttttcctcttttggTTTGTCTAAAACCTCCCCCCTAAAATCTATATATTAACTATATATAGTAAAGAGATGGCAGTCTGctgaaatattacaatatttcaCCAATACGCCACcatcctcctctcctcttcttgTTACCTTTTACTATACTATACCCTTGTGTTTTTAATGGCACTCATGCTCCTGAAACAATTCTCCTAAAAGAATGTCAATCCAAACCAGGGCAGCAAAGGGACTCAGACGCCACCTGGGGGCCAAAACAGACATGTTCTCTACAGATGGCATCCATAGAGCTGAAAGGCCTCTAATGGGATTATCTGAGACATAATGCATCTGCAGTGCCTTTTACTCGAAGCTTTGCTTTTATCCTTTTGCATTCAAGCAGATAGCATTATAGCCTGCATCTAGGCTGAGCTATTTACATACCTGCTGCTATTAAACGACAATGTAAGCTTGTGTTTCAAACCATTGAGCTACATTTAGGCGAAAATACATGTAAAATTGAAtgtgctgaaatatttattttaatatactCCTAGGGAGGTGTTTGTAATGTCGTTTAACACAAAGCGCTGTCATATATTTATGCAATCTGCTGCATGACTGTTTCCCCTGTCAGTTTTGTCCTTCTCCTCTGATCCTGGAAGTGATCTTTTATCccttactttaaaaatgtttccttgcCCTCCCCCCGCGCCCCTTGTTCTGTCCACCTACCaatctgtttctgtgtctttggcGTCTCTGCATGCACCCGTACCGTCCAGATGTACCCAGCGCTTCCAATCTCACACATAGAGGAGTCTAAAAGACCCGTAACCATCCAGGCCTGGTGCAAGAAAGGATTGGGCCACTGTCAGACGCACCCCTTGATCGTACTGCCCTACCGCTGTCTGGGTAAGAAAGAATAATGATTGTATTTTTGGCCCTAGTGGCCTGATCTGACCATTGCACCACACAGCGCCCAGAGGAGCAAGAAACTTGACAAAAAGTAAATGCAAGATTACAGTGCAGACTTGGAAATCCTGTAAAAGTGTGACagttaatttaattgttttcctAATGTGGATAACTAAAAACATAACTAAGTAATCTGGAAACTCAAACTCAACTGTTTGAGTTTCCAGATTTAATCCCGTATTCCtgacaaataaagtttttttcagttattttttttaatgcatctttttaatgtttcttttattgatttttttttttcacctattTTACTGTCTTTCTGACCAAGAGAccaattagatttattttattttattttatttagattaggGTTTTGCCTTGGAAACCCATGTTTGTATGACAAACAAAGCTGTGACAATAATATCACACACAAACAGTAATTGTGAAGAATTTGTGTATACATGTGGATGAACTAGTCCAAACTGTAGACGTCCTGGTCTTATAGATTGTGAAACAAAGCAGATGTAATTTTGTACATTGACCAAAAACGACATGACATACCACACTGCTCTGTTGGAAACCTTGTGCTTTTTAATAGTCTTTGGAGCAGTTTTATAAATTAGTTAGGATTCAAGGTTGCATGTATTGTTCTGCTTCAGATACCTTCTCTCCTAAAAGCCACCAGGGGGCCAGATAAGCTAACAATAGTTAAACAACTGATTGCTTGGCAACACTTTTGATTTGCACTGCAATGGCCGTTCAgttagttgttttcttttttgtatgtCTTAAGCAGCATGTGAAATGCTAAATTATATAATTAATATATGCATTAATTAATGTATTGCATTAATACAAAATAACCTGCATTTGGGGACTTACTTTCATAACATCTGCATaagattttatataaattttagTCAGAACAAGctttaattaaatcttttaaattgcCACTTTAATTCTAGTTCACATTCTTTTGCTTCAGAAGGCGAATATGTAAGCGAGGCCCTGCTGGTGCCCGACAGATGTCGTTTTCTCCACCAGGAGCAGATGAACATCTGTGAGAGTTATGTCTACTGGCACAACATTGCCAAGGAGGTGAGAACAAGTTATGTTTTAATCAAGCTTGGGCCATTAGGTTGAAGTGGAAAGTTATAAAACTAGTGAGGttgatttctctttcttttcttttacatttgtgtGGGTTTAAAATAGCTCATCCAATCAACGAAGATCGAAAACCTTTACCACTCCAGGCTGTGAGCAGTACTGCAGAGCATTAAGTTAACTCTCCCTCTTAGACaccttcaatatttttaaattgctttacatggtttgctaaatattttactgataaaaaaTCTTAAGAGTGGTAAGTGTTTGTACTCATCCCCCCTGAGCCAAACCTTGGCTTTGATTCAAGCTCTGAGTTCTTTGGGGTTTGTCCCTACCAGCCTTGCACATCTAGAAACTGAAACCTTtggcaatttagaaaaaaaaaaaacttaagctgAATTAGAATGAATAGAGAGTATcagtgaacatcaattttcagcTCTTCCCACAGATTTTCAATTTGATTTAGttcttgactttgactgggcctttCTTCCACATGAGCATCCTTTGATCTAAACGATTCCATTGAAGCTCTGAGAGTGTGTGAaggctggaaggtgaacctccagcTGAATCTCAAGTGTTTTGCAGCCTCTGTAGGTTTTGTTTCATGATTCAGTTGTATTTAGCTCAATATATCATTGCATTAGCTTTAAACAATTTCCCTTTCACTCATGAAGAAGagtattttaatttcacaatttgCATATTATACTTCAGTTTGGGTGTCAGCTGATTCAAAAAACAGCCTGAATGCTTTAAGAAACACCCAGCCATTTTGTGGCAATGAGTCAATctttttttagtgtctggaaaacgagctttttcaaaaaccttctggTTATTAAGCCGCTCTGTATCATTACCCAGCAACCCCAGCTAAGCCCAGCCCCTCACATAGCAACTAAGATGTAggtccagcatgtttggtcaacTGGTCTACTGCTGTATGTCCCATgcaatgactgctggaaaagacatttgttttgttgtcggCTTAACATTCAGAAAGTCTGCTGGAGGTTTTAGTCATAGGGTATTGGAGTAAAAGGGAATGCGTACAAATCCAtgccacattttcagattttatgtgtaataaaacgtgaaaatcattttctttttcactttgcaATTATTTGCGTCATTGTGTGGGcttgtcatataaaatcccattaaaatacatttaggtaTTTCTATGTGactaaagtgtgaaaaagtgcAAGGAGTTTAAATAATTCTGCAAGAAATAATAGACACTATTTAATACCTcagtactgttttttttatcttttaacagAGCATTTAACTCAGCATCCTATAAATAACACCCTAAATTAGACTCCCTCCTCTGTATTCCCCTGCGCTTGTGTCAGGAATGCACCGCAGAGAATCTCGAACTCCACAGCTACGGGATGCTGCTGCCATGCGGAGACCACTTCCGAGGCGTCGAATATGTCTGCTGCCCGGGCAGGAGCAGCTCAAACGGAAAAGGAGAGACAGAGGAAAAGGATGTGCCTCAGACGCTCGCGTCCCAGACAGTCGGAAAACTTAACTCAGTGTAAGATGACTCCGCAGAACCCTGCGAAGGCTGCTGTTTCAGAAATTAGTTCTTAAAAACGAACTATTTTCCACAGCGCCAAGGTGATGGTCCCCACTCCGAGCCCCTCTCCAGAAACGGACCTGGACGAGGTCGACATGGAGGAGGACGACGACGAAGTGAtagatgaagaggaagaggaggaggaagaggaagatgacgTCAATGAGGACGAAGccgaagaagaggaagaagaagaagaagaagatgagacAGCGGCTGTGAAGGACCGGGAGGAGTACGAATACCCTTTTGAGTTGGGTCCTTACCAGACGTCCGACTACTTGGACTCATTTTACAACGACAAAAGCCACAAATCCACCACCTCTGCCCCTCTGGCCAGGGGAGACAGCTGTAAGTGTTTAGTTTTTGAAACGCATGCAGTAACATAAGCAGCAGTTGTGAAAAATGCCCCTCAGTGCTACTCCTTCTGAATTCGTCATCTTTGCAGTCACAAATCCAAAACATATCGCCACATACTACAATGCATGTATGCATTGCTGCACGCTACATGTATAACTGGAGCTCGATTTCCTTCCAGTTCAACTTTCCATCAGTATTTTCTAAACCCTCTACCTCAACAAATGTTCATGTGAAAGTGTTTCACTTTAATCTGGTGCACAACATACATTCACAACCACAGCAAGGCCACAGCAGAGTTcatgcttgtgtgtgtgcacagTAAATACAGAAGCTAACCACGGTACATGAAAGATCCGATCAGAACGATTTCAGGATGGTAGATCAATATTAAATGATACTGGCTGCGAGGGCTACACAGAAAGCAGTGAGTGAAATACCTGAAGATGGACTGTTATGTtgctttatattattttaaggTGATAAGTAGTTATTCTTTTGCTAAGATTCAAATTTAATctaagaataaaagcaaaagctCTCAGTCTGTTACCACTTGGCTTAGGCCTTGttatagaaaaagaaagagttaAAGCTTCTCTAATGCACATCAAAAGTGAGCTAGAAGAAACCATATCTCATTGCTTTCCTCATTAGTAAACTGCATTTTTACAGAGCTAAAGTCCAGACACCAAAGAATGATGGTGCTCAGATGATGGAATGTCTCATGAATGTGCTTAGACTATCCATTTATTCATGGGGTAATTGTTGCCTTGCTTATGCTGCCATTAGCAATCAGTTTCCTGTTGTTCCCATTCAGTTACCACAACTCGCCCCACGGACGGGGTTGATGTTTACTTTGAGAAGCCTGTGGACGACACGGAGCACGCCAACTTCCTACGTGCCAAGACGGACTTGGAGGAGCGCAGGATGAAGCGCATTAATGAGGTGAATTTCACAGAGCGGGGAGCGGGGAAGCTGCATGTCGGGCTCGTTTTGATAGATGATTGCTCTTGTTTTCcattaaattaacaaatgaGAGTCTGTTGGCATTCGCAGAGTTGCATAGACGTTTCTGTACCCTCTGCGCATTTTTGTCAAGttaagcattaatcagagaagtagCCAAGAGGCCAAGAGACCCATAACTCATGTGGCGGTGTTGTTGACCGCACAACTCTTAGCAGTGTGTTCTACAAATCTGGCCTTTCTGTGTGGCAAGAAGCAAACCAGAGTTTGTAGTTTGTCACAAGTTGCATGCGGCACACAGGAAACACATGAAAGACCTCCTGACCAAACTTGAATTCCTTGGCCTACATGCACCCAAATACACTATTTAGAGTTATACTTGTGGTGAAAAATGAATCCTTCACATGACTCTGAAGACAACCTTCTCACAGTCAAACGTGGTGTGGGAATTGTTTCCTCTAGCAGTAATAGATGTTCATAGTTGTTGAGAAAATGAAATCCTGGACAGTCCTGGAATAGAACTGGTTAAGTTCATTTTCTAGCGGGACAgtaaccctaaacatacagcaaaTAATCAAATcacattcatgtgttagaatggtccagtccaGGCAAGACAGTATGCTTCCATGCATTCCTCACAGTTTGTATCAGTAAAAAATTTGAGAAACATATGATTTTCTTACCACTTTGCAATTCTACACTACTTTGAGTTTATCATTTAACCCCTTAAATGTCaagctgaaaacattttcatgttatCCAATGGGTCATTAGTGTTCTCATGACACTTAAGAGGTTTAACCATCACCAAATCCCATAAAAAACCTTTAGACTGTGTTtgtaaagagagaaaatagGTCCAATGGTAtgcaaacttttcaaaaatgctGTGTGTTCCCCAGCCACTTTGGGGAAACTGAAGGTACCAAAtaagagatggaaaaaaattgattttacgGCATATTTTATGGCATATACTTTCTGTAATTTTAATTAATGGATTTTAGAACAGGACTTGTTACACACCTTTTACCGCTTTCTtgaataaaagtcaaaatattttatggatGTTTTACTGAGTTAACATTTGGTGCATGTGCAATATACCACTCCAagatttcccccagaaaacttgctaagctcGGTGGTTGAGGCGCTCCACAGTCATTTatccagcggcccgtcgtgtttttgagttaaaaaatgtttaaagttgacataaaatttgaaaatatcacttgatagttatatgttattggaagattgaagattaatatctgaacaccaactataaagtctgaaaaaatgcaaacattttaaaaagactgaaattAATAAGCTTGGTgcgggcacaagtaaagcctgctGGCTTTACACTGGGGGAATCCCTGCACTCTGTTTAGCTGGCACATTCAGATtgagtttgttcattttatagAGATAATGTGAATTTGTGTTGTTCCATGGATCAGATAATGAAGGAGTGGGCAGAGGCTGACAACCAGTCCAAAAACCTGCCAAAGTCAGAGCGGCAGGCCCTGAATGAGGTATACATTTTATACTTCCGTCTAAGTTTAAGTCTGAACAGTTCCCCGAGCTGTTCATCAGTTTATCAGCTTCCTCTTGTTCTCTCTTTTAGCACTTCCAGTCTGTGCTGCAGACGCTGGAGGAACAAGTCGCTGGGGAGAGGCAGAGGCTGGTGGAGACTCACCTCGCCAGAGTCGAGGCCATTCTCAACAACAACCGCCGTCTGGCGTTGGAGAACTACCTGACAGCAGTGCAAGCTGATCCCCCTCAGGTAAATCCATCCCAGAGTGCATACCATGGCAGAAAATGGAGATTTATGCAATGCAAACCCTAGTAATAATCCTAAGTGGGTTTAAGATTTCACATTTCTGGCAGAGAATGGATGTCGCAGTGCCGGGTTTTACTGACTGCTTCCTTTCTCTCTTAACTTCCAGCCTGAGCGCGTGCTGCAGGCTCTGAAACGCTACATGGCTGCAGAGCAGAAGGACCGCAGACACACTCTGAGGCACTACCAGCACATTGTGGCTGTCGACCCGCAGAAAGCTGAGCAGATGAAATTCCAGGTGGGAGGCTTTAGGAGGCAACATGTCTTTCTGCTGACAGAGAAACTCAGAGAACAGTTTGTGCTTGCATGCATGAGAGaagtttaaaatttcacaaCATCTGTTGTTGGCCTCAACTCCATTAAAGTGAGATCTTTGCAGGTTTTAAAAGCAGTTAAATGGAGACAACCCCTTCTGatcagttagttttttttcttcaattttcttagctaacttttttttattattattattctacagGTTTACACACATCTCCATGTTATTGAGGAGAGGATGAACCAGAGTCTTGCTTTGCTTTACAAGGATCCAACATTAGCTGAGGATCTCCACAGTGACATCCGTAAGACAAACGGCTTTTTTCTAAACCGTTCGGTTTTACAGTCAGTCTTGTgaggaaaattgttttaattacatACGCTTGTAATGTGAATACGTGATTCAATATCTTAATCCTTTAATAATTTATCAGAGTGTTTCTTTCAATGTAGAATGATTATCACAAATACCAATAATTATTAGACATTAATTTGGGTGCTCAAATTGAGATTTCTTGTgaactttgtcttatttctataAAGGTCACAATTATATATACAAATTGAAATGTACAAATACACTTCCACCAATATTTGGTTTGTCTCCTGGCTAGCGAGCTGAGCTGCAACACACAGTTAGCTGTTAACAACTTTCTGACATACATCTGATATGTctatatttcactttatttatatttgttggtTTTCAGATGTTAAGCATagtaaacttattttttctttaatcttatTGTGCTTTATCCAAAGCCAGATTTGATGTGTTCATTGGTgttcattgtcctgctggaactGAGATTTGTGGCCAAGTTTTAATAAtctagttgttgtttttaggtacagttgaaataatttggattatttatatatatatatatatatatatatatatatatatatatatatatatatatatacagtatatttcatCCACTGGTATCAAAACAACTGCTCATCATTAACTATTAATGATGAGCAGTTGCAGTGTTTTTAGGTTTGAAGGCCCAGTCTTGAGTCCTCTGAGCATTTTTCTGACATTGTTTCCTAATTATTTCAATCATTGTTCTGTCTCACTGTAAACGTTTTCTGAAGAGGGTAAATAGCTTAACCAATGTAGGCAGCTGCAAATTTTAAGTCAACGAGAGCAGGAGCCTCTTTTTTTGGTCAGCAACCTCACAACACTGAGTGAGTTAAAACTCGTGTCACAGTGAACAACGTAGCTGCCCCTTTTctatcaaaaacaaacccaatAGCCCCCCAAATAAATCTTCTTCATTATGACCTCTGACACAGGCCCAGCTCAGTTGTCAGCACAGGCTTTTAAAGCTCGAACATAAGCAGCCTTTCCACCTGAGCAAACTGCTAAGTTTGCATCAGATCTGTGGTAAACTGACAGCTCAACCACACAGCCGGCCTACTGGAGTTTCTGTACTCAGAGTTCACAACACATTTACACCCAGACAGACCACCAAGAGCttcttttatttgaacaaatgtCACGCTAATACACtgaacatgaaaagaaaaaatccctGGTTCACTCAGACAGGCTACACCTCTGTAGTACAATAATAGATGTCCAGTTAAAACTGAATCTGTATTTCACTTTCACTGAATTTGGTTAATAATTCATCCATGCATTGCCAAGGTGTCACTGTGAACATTGCCTTAGAACGGACTCTTTTGTTTCAGTGGTTTTTCTAATTTCTGTTGGGCAGCGGAAAGTATCAacctggatggatggatggatggatggatggatggatggatggatggatggatggatggatggacggacaaaAATCcatacacatttgtttttacagagaaGCATTCCTCTGATTATTTCAGtttacatatgaaaaaaaataaacggaGGCCTTACtcctcgacgcagccgtcaCAGGTCCGAGTCCCGGCATGTTGACCTGTCTTCCCCCCATCTCacaacccactttcctgtctgaccaaTGTCAAGTAAAGGCCACTAAAGccagaaaaaactttaaaaataaaaaataagtggtataaaaatgtatacagtacagaccaaaagtttggacacaactgtgtgtccaaacttttggtctgtactcaataCAGAGTATTGA includes the following:
- the aplp1 gene encoding amyloid-like protein 1 isoform X1 — translated: MGHTAIPVLVAVLSYCVLENVEALAMTEVNGPGPQLAEPQIAMFCGRQLLHMNLQTEQWEPDPQGRQGCFKEPNEILSYCQEMYPALPISHIEESKRPVTIQAWCKKGLGHCQTHPLIVLPYRCLEGEYVSEALLVPDRCRFLHQEQMNICESYVYWHNIAKEECTAENLELHSYGMLLPCGDHFRGVEYVCCPGRSSSNGKGETEEKDVPQTLASQTVGKLNSVAKVMVPTPSPSPETDLDEVDMEEDDDEVIDEEEEEEEEEDDVNEDEAEEEEEEEEEDETAAVKDREEYEYPFELGPYQTSDYLDSFYNDKSHKSTTSAPLARGDSFTTTRPTDGVDVYFEKPVDDTEHANFLRAKTDLEERRMKRINEIMKEWAEADNQSKNLPKSERQALNEHFQSVLQTLEEQVAGERQRLVETHLARVEAILNNNRRLALENYLTAVQADPPQPERVLQALKRYMAAEQKDRRHTLRHYQHIVAVDPQKAEQMKFQVYTHLHVIEERMNQSLALLYKDPTLAEDLHSDIQELVKAERGDISELMTTSFSETRTTEEFVPAESEEEKDDEEEEERAFQNRPYPPRIDLQSNKKEDEYDYATSERGPTYEYEEKINTSAELKQVVKPNEIARDELQPDALETFNRGAMVGLLVVAVAIAMVMVISLLLVRRKPYGTISHGIVEQVDPMLTPEERQLNKMQNHGYENPTYKFFEQMN
- the aplp1 gene encoding amyloid-like protein 1 isoform X2, whose translation is MGHTAIPVLVAVLSYCVLENVEALAMTEVNGPGPQLAEPQIAMFCGRQLLHMNLQTEQWEPDPQGRQGCFKEPNEILSYCQEMYPALPISHIEESKRPVTIQAWCKKGLGHCQTHPLIVLPYRCLEGEYVSEALLVPDRCRFLHQEQMNICESYVYWHNIAKEECTAENLELHSYGMLLPCGDHFRGVEYVCCPGRSSSNGKGETEEKDVPQTLASQTVGKLNSVAKVMVPTPSPSPETDLDEVDMEEDDDEVIDEEEEEEEEEDDVNEDEAEEEEEEEEEDETAAVKDREEYEYPFELGPYQTSDYLDSFYNDKSHKSTTSAPLARGDSFTTTRPTDGVDVYFEKPVDDTEHANFLRAKTDLEERRMKRINEIMKEWAEADNQSKNLPKSERQALNEHFQSVLQTLEEQVAGERQRLVETHLARVEAILNNNRRLALENYLTAVQADPPQPERVLQALKRYMAAEQKDRRHTLRHYQHIVAVDPQKAEQMKFQVYTHLHVIEERMNQSLALLYKDPTLAEDLHSDIQELVKAERGDISELMTTSFSETRTTEEFVPAESEEEKDDEEEEERAFQNRPYPPRIDLQSNKKEDEYDYATSERGPTYEYEEKINTSAELKQVVKPNEIARDELQPDALETFNRGAMVGLLVVAVAIAMVMVISLLLVRRKPYGTISHGIVEVDPMLTPEERQLNKMQNHGYENPTYKFFEQMN